One Bacteroidota bacterium genomic window carries:
- a CDS encoding LptF/LptG family permease: protein MKNLLPVLDRYILRKFMVTFFGSISMLISIVIVFDISEKIEDFLRHDVSANEIVFDYYLNFIPYFINLFSPLFTFISVIFFTSLMATRTEVVAILTSGISFNRYLRPYMIGAAIIAITSLLLGMFVIPQANKTRLGFEAKYVGGRTSSVKNNFYRQVAPGVIAYVERYDLFENTGTRFTLEKIKGQELTYKLYAKEIRWDTLRRRWSIRDYTVREIKGKTERFYKGARIDTVLNLTPEDFDMPNNFMESMTQPELLRYINNERMKGSENILYYELEYYNRFALPFSTFILTLIGVAVSSRKERGGTGKHLGIGIAISFIYIFFQRWFQSYAQSGVIPPYVSVWIPNVVFLGVCLYLLKRAPK, encoded by the coding sequence ATGAAAAATCTTCTCCCGGTACTCGACCGATACATTCTGCGCAAGTTCATGGTAACCTTTTTCGGTTCCATCAGCATGCTCATCAGTATTGTGATTGTATTTGATATTTCGGAGAAGATTGAAGACTTTTTGCGGCACGATGTAAGCGCCAATGAAATTGTGTTTGACTATTACCTCAATTTCATTCCGTACTTCATCAACCTGTTCAGTCCGCTTTTCACGTTCATTTCGGTAATCTTCTTCACCTCACTCATGGCCACACGTACCGAGGTGGTGGCCATACTCACTTCCGGCATCAGCTTTAACCGCTACCTGCGTCCGTACATGATTGGTGCGGCCATCATTGCCATCACGTCACTGCTGCTGGGCATGTTTGTCATTCCGCAGGCCAACAAAACGCGGCTGGGTTTTGAAGCGAAATATGTGGGCGGAAGAACAAGCTCGGTAAAAAACAATTTTTACCGGCAGGTGGCCCCGGGAGTAATTGCGTATGTAGAACGTTATGATTTGTTTGAAAACACCGGCACCCGTTTCACCCTCGAAAAAATAAAAGGACAGGAACTCACCTATAAACTTTACGCCAAGGAAATACGCTGGGACACCCTGCGCCGCCGCTGGTCCATACGCGACTACACCGTGCGCGAAATAAAAGGCAAAACCGAACGCTTCTACAAAGGCGCCCGCATTGATACGGTGCTCAACCTCACGCCCGAAGATTTCGACATGCCCAACAATTTCATGGAAAGCATGACCCAGCCCGAACTGCTCCGCTACATCAACAACGAGCGCATGAAAGGCTCTGAGAATATTCTCTATTACGAACTGGAATATTACAACCGCTTTGCCCTGCCCTTCTCCACGTTTATCCTCACACTCATTGGCGTGGCCGTATCAAGCCGTAAGGAACGCGGCGGCACCGGCAAGCACCTGGGCATTGGCATTGCCATCAGTTTTATTTACATCTTCTTCCAGCGCTGGTTCCAGTCGTATGCGCAAAGCGGGGTTATTCCGCCGTATGTGTCGGTGTGGATTCCGAATGTGGTGTTTCTGGGGGTGTGTTTGTATTTGTTGAAGCGGGCACCGAAGTAG
- a CDS encoding DNA cytosine methyltransferase, which yields MTKSYTYIDLFAGCGGLSLGLHNAGWKGLFAIEKSPDAFKTLKHNLIDQKKHFTWCDWLPQTNLEINEVIKNYKSQLTALRGMVDMVAGGPPCQGFSMAGRRNENDDRNKLVKSYISFIRLVQPKIIFFENVKGFTQEFKKNREKGKQYSNYVENALKRAGYKVKGELINFGDFGIPQKRTRFILVGVRNDIAKNNKQIAGSFFKKIEANKTQFLVNKNLTINTKLKDAISDLLKKNGTVQSPDTANFQAGIYSETKNPYQVLLRKGVDNKIADSHRFPKHRPDIIQKFQVILNTCQKNKDIDPKTRERFNIKKHTIIPLDKNAKSPTITTLPDDYIHYCEPRILTVREYARIQSFPDWYQFKGKYTTGGKRRTQEVPRYSQIGNAIPPLFGEQSGLVLKQLTNE from the coding sequence ATGACCAAATCCTATACTTATATTGACTTGTTTGCCGGGTGTGGTGGACTCTCGTTGGGGTTACACAATGCAGGGTGGAAAGGACTTTTTGCAATTGAAAAAAGTCCCGATGCTTTTAAGACATTGAAGCATAATCTCATTGACCAGAAAAAACACTTTACTTGGTGCGATTGGTTGCCGCAAACCAACCTCGAGATAAATGAGGTAATAAAAAACTATAAGTCCCAACTGACTGCATTAAGGGGAATGGTTGATATGGTTGCCGGCGGACCACCTTGTCAGGGCTTTTCAATGGCTGGTCGGAGAAACGAAAATGATGATAGGAACAAACTTGTTAAATCTTATATCAGTTTTATCAGACTGGTTCAGCCTAAAATCATATTTTTTGAAAATGTAAAGGGCTTTACACAAGAGTTCAAGAAAAACAGAGAAAAGGGGAAACAATATTCTAACTATGTGGAAAACGCTCTGAAAAGGGCTGGTTACAAAGTAAAAGGAGAACTGATAAACTTTGGTGACTTTGGAATTCCGCAAAAGCGAACAAGGTTTATTTTGGTTGGAGTAAGAAATGATATAGCTAAAAATAACAAGCAAATCGCAGGGTCATTTTTTAAAAAAATTGAAGCAAACAAAACACAATTTCTAGTAAACAAGAATCTTACTATCAATACAAAACTGAAAGATGCTATTTCAGATTTGCTTAAGAAAAACGGAACGGTTCAATCACCGGATACGGCAAATTTTCAAGCGGGTATTTATTCGGAAACAAAGAATCCATATCAAGTTTTATTGAGGAAAGGGGTTGATAATAAAATTGCAGACAGTCATCGTTTTCCCAAACATAGACCTGATATTATTCAAAAGTTCCAAGTGATATTAAATACTTGCCAGAAAAATAAAGATATAGACCCCAAGACAAGAGAACGTTTTAATATTAAGAAGCATACGATTATTCCTCTTGACAAAAACGCAAAAAGCCCAACAATTACAACTTTGCCTGACGATTACATTCATTACTGCGAACCACGGATTTTGACTGTTCGTGAGTATGCAAGAATTCAAAGTTTTCCCGATTGGTATCAATTTAAAGGGAAATACACAACTGGAGGAAAACGAAGAACACAAGAAGTTCCTAGATATTCTCAGATTGGCAACGCGATTCCTCCTTTGTTTGGTGAGCAAAGCGGATTGGTATTAAAACAACTAACTAATGAGTGA
- a CDS encoding T9SS type A sorting domain-containing protein, with product MRSRFIFFCAIILLAGSVQLVSQTIPMSWIRQGNSQGASILSSTVVTDDGGNIYTTGQFLDRMYIGSDTLTAFSAFYPDIFLTKHDSSGNLIWAKSFGESGYDRSFDIAVDSDNNVYICGIFDSPSLTFGAFTLTQSPGTFSSGYWAKFSPGGQCLQAVQMRSVNSLPWYFENKINSITIDTQDNVLVTGSFSTDSICFGSHCLTLQKDSLLSGSNVFAAKFDPLGNCMWLSGSGPGTEPGLYDEGLDISADQNNTVFIGGKIGSLKHVLGATTLHVANGEEGFCAALDGSTGNFLWARAIRGYHFGEFTYDEVTGVMPDHSGNLYVGGTYQGFNVVYDSIYTVSSPQNPQNPDSLKVFLFKIDATNGMPVLGKGYGNTPLGVAVSAGWAISPDLSRIAACGIYSGNTGFDAITLPQTMTQFGPATCGYLMELDTLGNVQRALDMRGNIQQWFTGVTYDDFGKMVCTGQFSSATTTVGSQFSLQNPYQPQGGFYSLMLARSGTLQPNSVAEPVSDGLVRLWPNPASGILHIEIPQADGELIVTITNFSGQLVMQRTIAAGMLSFTVDSATLGSGCYVLSVRGKTQISHIPFVQTGQ from the coding sequence ATGCGTTCCCGATTCATTTTCTTTTGTGCAATTATACTGCTTGCAGGAAGTGTACAGCTTGTTTCACAAACCATTCCTATGAGCTGGATCAGACAGGGAAACAGTCAGGGAGCCAGCATACTTTCATCTACCGTAGTAACTGACGATGGCGGAAATATTTATACCACAGGTCAGTTTCTCGATCGTATGTACATTGGCAGTGACACACTCACAGCGTTCTCGGCTTTTTACCCCGATATCTTCCTCACCAAACATGATTCTTCGGGCAACTTAATCTGGGCAAAATCATTTGGGGAAAGCGGCTACGACCGGAGTTTCGACATTGCCGTGGACTCCGACAACAATGTGTACATCTGCGGAATTTTCGACAGTCCTTCACTTACGTTTGGCGCGTTCACACTTACTCAATCGCCGGGTACATTTTCGAGCGGATACTGGGCAAAATTTTCACCTGGCGGACAATGCCTTCAGGCGGTGCAGATGCGATCAGTAAACAGCCTCCCGTGGTATTTCGAAAACAAAATAAATTCAATTACCATAGACACGCAGGACAATGTGCTGGTCACAGGCAGTTTCAGTACTGACTCCATTTGCTTTGGCAGTCATTGCCTTACGTTACAGAAAGACTCTTTGCTTTCAGGCAGCAATGTATTTGCGGCTAAATTTGATCCGCTTGGAAACTGTATGTGGCTGAGTGGTTCGGGGCCGGGCACTGAACCGGGGTTGTATGACGAAGGGCTTGACATCAGCGCCGATCAGAACAATACCGTATTTATCGGTGGCAAAATCGGCAGTTTAAAGCATGTCCTCGGAGCAACCACACTACATGTAGCCAATGGTGAAGAGGGATTTTGTGCCGCTTTAGACGGAAGCACCGGTAATTTTCTGTGGGCAAGAGCCATTCGCGGCTATCATTTTGGCGAGTTTACATATGATGAAGTCACCGGCGTGATGCCCGATCATTCAGGGAATTTGTATGTGGGTGGCACCTATCAGGGATTTAATGTGGTGTATGACAGTATTTACACGGTTTCATCACCTCAAAACCCGCAAAACCCGGATAGTCTCAAGGTATTCTTATTTAAAATTGATGCCACCAATGGTATGCCTGTTTTGGGTAAGGGATACGGGAATACTCCCCTGGGCGTTGCGGTGTCTGCAGGCTGGGCAATAAGTCCTGATCTGAGCCGCATTGCAGCCTGCGGCATTTACAGCGGAAACACCGGTTTCGATGCCATTACCCTGCCGCAAACCATGACTCAGTTTGGTCCTGCCACCTGCGGTTACCTGATGGAGCTTGACACGTTGGGCAATGTGCAGCGCGCGCTCGACATGCGGGGTAATATACAGCAGTGGTTTACCGGTGTAACTTACGATGATTTCGGGAAAATGGTGTGTACCGGGCAATTCAGCAGTGCAACCACTACAGTAGGCTCACAATTTTCGTTACAGAATCCGTATCAGCCGCAGGGCGGTTTTTACAGCCTGATGCTTGCCCGCAGCGGCACCCTGCAACCTAATTCTGTTGCGGAGCCGGTATCTGACGGCCTCGTGCGGCTGTGGCCCAATCCCGCTTCCGGCATACTGCACATTGAAATTCCGCAAGCCGATGGCGAACTTATTGTCACCATAACCAACTTTTCCGGTCAGTTAGTTATGCAACGCACAATTGCTGCAGGAATGTTAAGCTTCACAGTTGATTCAGCTACACTGGGAAGCGGTTGTTATGTGCTGTCTGTCAGGGGGAAAACACAGATCAGCCACATTCCGTTTGTGCAGACGGGGCAGTAA
- a CDS encoding tyrosine--tRNA ligase, with product MHTNFIEELRWRGMLHDVTPGAEKLLTSQMVKGYIGFDPTADSLGVGNLVQIMTLLHFQQAGHKPIALVGGATGMVGDPSGKSQERNLLDETILQHNLSCQRAQLEKFLDFNCGENAAEIVNNYDWFKSIDFLGFIRDVGKYITVNYMLSKDSVKRRIDGSEGAEGMSFTEFTYQLIQGYDYYHLWKNHDVKLQMGGSDQWGNITTGTELIRKKAGGEDAFALTTPLIKKADGQKFGKTEKGNIWLDPKRTSPYTFYQFWLNAGDEDVKKYIRIFTLKTRAEIEALEAEHAQDPGRRVLQKALAEDITRRVHSEEALQTAIEASGILFGKGTIDTLRKFSDEDFEGVFADVPQKEVEATLLETGINIVDLLVAQTGYYASNGEVRRAMQGNGFSLNKEKLSDPARTITKDDLLNNRYLLLSKGKKDYLLVRVV from the coding sequence ATGCATACCAATTTTATTGAAGAGCTCCGCTGGCGGGGCATGCTACATGATGTAACTCCGGGTGCCGAAAAACTGCTTACCAGCCAAATGGTAAAAGGCTATATCGGCTTCGACCCTACGGCTGATTCGCTCGGCGTGGGCAACTTAGTGCAGATTATGACCCTGCTGCATTTTCAGCAGGCCGGACATAAACCCATTGCCCTGGTGGGCGGCGCTACCGGCATGGTTGGCGACCCTTCAGGCAAATCGCAGGAACGCAACCTGCTCGACGAAACCATTCTCCAGCACAACCTCAGCTGCCAGCGCGCGCAGCTTGAGAAATTCCTCGACTTCAACTGCGGCGAAAACGCAGCCGAAATTGTAAACAACTACGACTGGTTCAAGTCGATTGATTTTCTCGGCTTCATACGCGATGTAGGCAAATACATCACCGTAAACTACATGCTCTCCAAAGACTCAGTGAAACGCCGCATCGACGGCAGCGAAGGCGCCGAGGGCATGTCGTTTACCGAATTTACGTACCAGCTTATTCAGGGCTACGATTACTACCACCTCTGGAAAAACCACGACGTGAAACTGCAGATGGGCGGTTCTGACCAGTGGGGAAATATTACCACCGGCACAGAGCTCATTCGTAAAAAAGCCGGTGGCGAAGATGCCTTTGCGCTCACCACGCCGCTCATTAAGAAGGCCGACGGACAAAAGTTTGGCAAAACCGAAAAAGGCAATATCTGGCTCGATCCCAAACGTACTTCGCCCTACACGTTTTACCAGTTCTGGCTTAATGCCGGCGATGAAGACGTGAAAAAGTACATCCGCATTTTCACGCTCAAAACGCGCGCAGAAATTGAAGCGCTCGAAGCCGAACATGCACAGGATCCGGGCCGCCGTGTGTTGCAGAAAGCACTTGCCGAAGACATTACGCGCCGCGTACACTCCGAAGAAGCCCTGCAAACCGCCATCGAAGCCAGCGGTATTCTCTTTGGCAAAGGCACCATTGACACACTCCGCAAATTCAGCGACGAGGATTTTGAAGGCGTGTTTGCCGATGTGCCGCAGAAAGAAGTAGAAGCCACGCTGCTCGAAACAGGCATTAACATTGTGGATCTGCTGGTGGCGCAAACCGGCTACTACGCTTCAAACGGCGAAGTAAGACGCGCCATGCAGGGAAACGGCTTTTCACTCAACAAGGAAAAGCTCAGCGACCCAGCCCGCACCATTACCAAAGACGATCTGCTCAACAACCGCTACCTGCTGCTCAGCAAAGGAAAAAAAGACTACCTGCTTGTGCGCGTAGTGTAA
- a CDS encoding 4-(cytidine 5'-diphospho)-2-C-methyl-D-erythritol kinase, which produces MEVFANAKINLGLHVLEKRADGYHNIETVFYPIGWSDVLHIQPAANTAPGVTLRLSGIPVPGIPDDNLLVKAYHLVSADYPMPGVEVHLEKRVPIGAGLGGGSADAAFFLRALNELFELGLAWGELHHYARQLGADCSFFIANRPVLAEQKGDVYESIALSLAGTHIVVVHPGIHVSTPEAYRGVTPRKPAHALEHTLLHEPRSRWKELLVNDFEPSVFAAHPRIGEIKQQMYEAGAFYAAMSGSGSAVFGLFERGGDFAGMFPGAAVWGGELG; this is translated from the coding sequence ATGGAAGTTTTTGCCAACGCCAAAATCAACCTCGGGCTTCACGTGCTTGAAAAGCGGGCCGACGGGTATCACAATATCGAAACCGTTTTCTATCCCATCGGCTGGAGCGATGTGCTGCACATACAGCCCGCAGCCAATACTGCGCCCGGGGTTACGCTCAGGCTTTCGGGCATTCCCGTGCCGGGCATTCCGGATGATAATCTGCTCGTGAAAGCCTACCACCTCGTTTCGGCCGATTATCCGATGCCCGGCGTGGAAGTACACCTCGAAAAGCGCGTGCCCATTGGCGCCGGACTGGGCGGCGGCTCGGCCGATGCCGCTTTTTTTCTGCGCGCACTCAACGAGCTGTTTGAACTCGGCTTAGCCTGGGGCGAACTGCATCACTACGCCCGGCAGCTCGGCGCCGACTGTTCGTTTTTCATCGCCAACCGCCCCGTGCTGGCCGAACAGAAAGGCGATGTATATGAAAGCATTGCGCTTTCGCTGGCGGGCACGCACATTGTGGTGGTGCATCCGGGCATCCACGTAAGCACGCCCGAAGCCTACCGGGGCGTAACGCCGCGCAAGCCCGCCCATGCGCTCGAGCACACGCTGCTGCACGAGCCGAGGAGCCGCTGGAAGGAGCTGCTGGTGAATGATTTCGAGCCAAGCGTGTTTGCCGCGCATCCGCGCATTGGGGAAATTAAGCAGCAGATGTATGAGGCCGGGGCGTTTTATGCGGCCATGAGCGGGAGCGGGTCGGCGGTGTTCGGGTTGTTTGAGCGGGGGGGGGATTTTGCGGGGATGTTTCCCGGGGCGGCTGTTTGGGGGGGGGAGTTGGGGTAG
- a CDS encoding ATP-binding protein: MSDKYFKISSALKNLIGSDLITDNYVAVFELVKNSFDARATEVKITFEDIYSTNAKIIIQDNGKGMDSDDLNEKWLFLGYSAKRDNTEDYRDKIKSGRVYAGAKGVGRFSCDRLGKYLNLITVSEKPNSKIENIFVDWSKFEQNQKILFDKIPVVQSELSKTKYNLKHGTVLEITGISNDFWNRDNFKKLKEKLSKLIRPDLNTSDEVQRFKIILSVPDEENKDREALKQSTNTEIQQYYNTVNGEIKNFVFNELNIKTTKIEAHIDDKGIITTKLSDRENFVYEIKEKSEFELLSNVSITLYFLNRSAKLTFHKRTGVEHVDFGSLFVYKNGFRIYPYGERNDDSLGIDNRALQGYARYIGLRSLIGEISIQGMNYDLRETTSRGDGLLRNKTYNQLANKDDSFLIRTLRRLEKYVIDVTQWGVNNDDENIDLTSQKAIEGLVKLVANITDKQTIDIKYNKDILNLLSLKEEKSATKLVKNFKRIAAESNNEKLYKEAQKVEKAISSSLKRANAAEKERDKKVQEKKNIEEELEKTIEQLKISIAIDSQDIDQVTNLHHQVRVLSDNISTQITLFTRKLDKVQQITHEMVREFIDVISLENNKIESISKFGTRAIFENFTDKTKSDLNSFISNYVSKISNYFANSKLKVVFLSETNTPFITTFRPLDISIIIDNMISNAKKAGAKKLVIGFNSISDKEAEFTFTDDGIGLAPIINDKYSVFQKGFSTTRSTGLGLYHISNIVTEYSWGIDVTKLTKGVQFIIKIKNEVSI, from the coding sequence ATGAGTGATAAATATTTTAAAATAAGTTCAGCTTTAAAAAACTTAATTGGAAGTGATTTAATTACTGATAATTATGTTGCTGTTTTTGAGTTGGTGAAAAATTCTTTTGATGCCAGAGCGACAGAAGTAAAAATTACTTTTGAAGATATTTACTCTACAAATGCCAAAATTATTATTCAAGATAATGGTAAAGGAATGGACAGCGATGATCTCAATGAAAAGTGGCTATTCCTTGGCTATTCAGCAAAACGAGATAACACAGAGGATTACAGAGATAAAATTAAATCTGGAAGAGTTTATGCAGGGGCGAAAGGTGTAGGTAGGTTTTCGTGTGACCGACTTGGGAAATATTTAAATCTAATCACGGTCAGTGAAAAACCTAATAGTAAAATTGAGAATATCTTTGTTGATTGGTCAAAATTTGAGCAAAATCAAAAGATTTTATTTGATAAAATCCCTGTTGTTCAAAGCGAACTTTCAAAAACAAAATATAATTTAAAGCATGGAACTGTTTTAGAAATTACAGGGATTTCAAATGATTTTTGGAATAGAGATAATTTCAAAAAATTAAAAGAGAAGCTTTCAAAATTAATCCGCCCGGACTTAAATACTTCTGACGAAGTACAGAGGTTTAAAATAATTCTTTCAGTTCCCGATGAAGAAAATAAAGATAGAGAAGCCTTAAAACAAAGTACTAACACAGAAATTCAGCAATATTATAATACCGTAAATGGGGAAATTAAAAATTTTGTTTTTAATGAGCTTAACATAAAGACAACAAAAATAGAAGCTCACATTGATGACAAAGGAATAATCACAACGAAACTTTCAGACAGAGAAAATTTTGTTTATGAAATAAAGGAGAAATCTGAGTTTGAATTGCTTTCAAATGTTAGTATAACACTCTACTTTTTGAATCGTTCTGCTAAACTAACTTTTCACAAACGAACAGGGGTTGAGCATGTTGACTTTGGAAGTTTGTTTGTTTACAAAAATGGTTTTAGAATTTATCCTTATGGTGAAAGAAATGATGATTCATTAGGAATTGATAATCGAGCATTACAAGGTTACGCAAGATATATAGGTTTAAGGAGTTTGATAGGTGAAATTTCTATTCAAGGAATGAACTATGACCTAAGAGAAACAACCAGCAGAGGCGATGGTTTGTTGAGAAATAAAACGTACAATCAATTAGCGAATAAAGATGATAGTTTTCTTATTAGAACATTAAGACGATTAGAAAAATATGTTATTGATGTTACACAATGGGGGGTTAATAATGATGATGAAAACATTGATCTCACTTCACAGAAAGCTATCGAAGGACTTGTAAAATTAGTAGCTAATATCACAGATAAACAAACGATAGATATTAAATATAACAAGGATATTCTCAATCTTCTTTCTCTCAAGGAAGAAAAGAGCGCAACTAAACTTGTCAAGAATTTTAAGAGAATTGCTGCTGAATCAAACAACGAAAAACTTTATAAGGAGGCGCAGAAAGTAGAGAAAGCGATTTCAAGTTCCCTAAAACGAGCTAATGCAGCGGAAAAAGAAAGGGATAAAAAAGTTCAAGAGAAAAAAAATATTGAAGAGGAGTTAGAAAAAACTATAGAGCAGTTAAAAATATCTATTGCGATCGATTCACAGGATATAGATCAAGTAACCAATCTTCACCATCAAGTAAGAGTGCTAAGTGATAATATTTCAACTCAAATCACGCTATTTACTAGGAAATTAGATAAAGTACAGCAAATTACTCATGAGATGGTGAGGGAATTTATTGATGTCATTTCACTTGAAAATAATAAAATAGAGTCCATTTCCAAATTTGGAACGCGAGCAATATTTGAAAACTTCACTGATAAAACTAAATCTGATCTAAATTCATTTATTAGTAATTACGTTTCTAAAATCTCGAATTATTTTGCTAATAGTAAACTAAAAGTCGTTTTTTTATCTGAAACAAATACTCCATTCATAACTACATTTAGACCTTTGGATATTTCTATTATTATTGACAATATGATTAGCAACGCCAAGAAAGCAGGTGCTAAAAAATTAGTCATTGGCTTTAATTCAATATCAGATAAAGAGGCGGAATTTACTTTTACAGATGATGGGATAGGTCTGGCGCCGATTATTAATGATAAATACAGTGTTTTCCAAAAGGGTTTTTCTACGACTAGAAGTACTGGTTTAGGATTATATCATATTTCAAATATTGTAACTGAGTACAGCTGGGGAATAGATGTAACTAAACTTACAAAAGGTGTTCAATTCATAATTAAAATAAAAAATGAAGTTAGCATATAA
- the tgt gene encoding tRNA guanosine(34) transglycosylase Tgt, translating to MQFTLQHTDPHSKARAGEIVTDHGRIQTPIFMPVGTAGTVKAVHQGELENEIRAQIILGNTYHLYLRPGLDVLEKAGGLHKFNSWNRPILTDSGGFQVYSLSHKRKLTEEGAKFTSHIDGSKHFFTPEGVMDIQRTIGADIIMAFDECAPYPCDYEYARKSMEMTHRWLTRCIDRFDSTEPKYGYSQTLFPIVQGSTYKDLRIRSAEFVAAQNREGNAIGGLSVGEPAEVMYELTELVCDILPAGKPRYLMGVGTPANILEGIAAGVDMFDCVLPTRNARHGLLFTWQGIINIRNEKWKNDHSPLDPEGKSAHDLRYTRAYLRHLMHSDEMLGAMIASVHNLAFYLDLVGEARTRIIDGSFRAWKEAMVPQLAKRL from the coding sequence ATGCAGTTTACCCTCCAGCATACCGACCCGCACAGCAAAGCCCGAGCCGGCGAAATTGTGACCGACCACGGCCGCATTCAAACGCCTATTTTCATGCCTGTGGGCACCGCCGGAACCGTGAAAGCCGTGCATCAGGGCGAGCTCGAAAACGAAATCCGCGCGCAGATTATTCTCGGCAATACCTATCACCTCTACCTGCGCCCGGGCCTCGATGTGCTTGAAAAAGCCGGCGGCCTGCATAAATTCAACAGCTGGAACCGGCCCATCCTTACCGACAGCGGCGGGTTTCAGGTGTATTCGCTTTCGCACAAACGCAAGCTCACCGAAGAAGGCGCAAAGTTTACCTCGCACATCGACGGGTCGAAGCATTTCTTTACACCCGAAGGCGTGATGGACATTCAGCGCACCATTGGCGCAGATATTATCATGGCGTTTGACGAATGCGCACCGTACCCGTGCGATTACGAGTATGCGCGCAAGTCGATGGAAATGACACACCGCTGGCTTACACGCTGCATTGACCGGTTCGACAGTACCGAGCCTAAATACGGCTACAGCCAGACGTTGTTTCCCATTGTGCAGGGCAGCACGTACAAAGACCTGCGCATCCGTTCGGCCGAATTTGTGGCCGCACAAAACCGCGAAGGCAATGCCATTGGCGGCCTCTCGGTGGGCGAACCGGCCGAAGTAATGTACGAACTCACCGAGCTGGTGTGCGATATTCTGCCTGCCGGCAAGCCGCGCTACCTGATGGGTGTGGGCACGCCGGCCAATATTCTCGAAGGCATTGCGGCAGGTGTGGATATGTTCGACTGTGTGCTGCCTACGCGCAATGCTCGTCACGGACTGCTGTTTACCTGGCAGGGCATCATCAACATCCGCAACGAGAAGTGGAAAAACGACCACAGCCCGCTCGACCCCGAAGGAAAATCGGCACACGACCTGCGCTACACACGCGCCTACCTGCGCCACCTCATGCACAGCGACGAAATGCTTGGCGCCATGATTGCATCAGTGCATAACCTCGCCTTTTACCTCGATCTGGTGGGCGAAGCGCGCACACGCATTATCGACGGCAGCTTCCGCGCGTGGAAAGAGGCAATGGTGCCGCAACTCGCCAAACGACTTTGA